A DNA window from Micromonospora sp. NBC_01739 contains the following coding sequences:
- the ybeY gene encoding rRNA maturation RNase YbeY: MSIEIANESGVPVDTDSVLAVARHALDEMGVNPLAELSVLLVDVDYMTELNHRWMGGDGPTDVLAFPMDEGSIDHGPGESAAAGGEPALLGDIVLCPEVATKQAATAGHSAADELHLLTVHGVLHLLGYDHAEPEEEREMFGLQARLLSSWRSTRTR, from the coding sequence TTGTCCATCGAGATCGCCAACGAGTCCGGTGTCCCCGTCGACACCGACTCGGTGCTGGCCGTCGCCCGGCACGCCCTCGACGAGATGGGGGTCAACCCCCTCGCCGAGCTGTCCGTGCTGCTGGTCGACGTCGACTACATGACCGAGCTGAATCACCGCTGGATGGGCGGTGACGGCCCGACCGATGTGCTCGCCTTCCCCATGGACGAGGGCAGCATCGACCACGGGCCGGGGGAGAGCGCCGCCGCCGGTGGTGAGCCGGCCCTGCTCGGTGACATCGTGCTCTGCCCGGAGGTGGCGACCAAGCAGGCGGCTACCGCGGGCCACAGCGCCGCCGACGAGCTGCATCTGCTCACCGTGCACGGGGTCCTGCACCTGCTCGGCTACGACCACGCGGAGCCGGAGGAGGAGCGGGAGATGTTCGGGCTCCAGGCCCGGCTGCTGTCGAGCTGGCGGTCGACCCGCACCCGGTGA
- a CDS encoding histidine triad nucleotide-binding protein, producing MSTADCLFCRIVAGEIPATVVRETPTTLAFRDIDPKAPVHVLVIPKEHYADVATLGQGDPALAGEVLATAAAVAEDEGLLGDGFRLMFNTGGYGGQEVFHVHAHLLGGAPLGPMLARDLA from the coding sequence GTGAGTACTGCTGACTGTCTGTTCTGTCGGATCGTCGCCGGGGAGATCCCGGCCACGGTGGTCCGGGAGACCCCCACCACCCTCGCCTTCCGCGACATCGACCCGAAGGCCCCGGTGCACGTGCTGGTCATCCCGAAGGAGCACTACGCCGACGTGGCCACCCTCGGCCAGGGTGACCCCGCCCTGGCCGGTGAGGTGCTGGCCACCGCCGCCGCGGTGGCCGAGGACGAGGGGCTGCTCGGGGACGGCTTCCGGTTGATGTTCAACACCGGTGGCTACGGCGGCCAGGAGGTGTTCCACGTCCACGCCCACCTGCTGGGCGGTGCGCCGCTCGGTCCGATGCTGGCCCGGGACCTGGCGTGA
- the hemW gene encoding radical SAM family heme chaperone HemW, translating into MPGVLPAGEPVPADGSLPASALTRVDEGGFGVYVHVPFCASRCGYCDFNTYTAQELGGGASRDSYADTVLAELTLAARVLGERPPRRVETVFVGGGTPTLLPAEDLARILDAIDRTWGLAADAEVTTEANPESVTPASLKELRAAGYTRISLGMQSVAPGVLAVLDRRHSAGRATAAALEAREAGFDHVNLDLIYGTPGERPEDFAASLEQVVTAGVDHVSAYALIVEDGTRLAARMRRGELPYPDDDVAADRYLAAEAALEAAGFSWYEVSNWARTPSARCRHNLLYWTGGNWWGLGPGAHSHVGGVRWWNVKHPTAYAQRLAAGQSPGLAREVLTPDEARMEEVMLRLRLAEGLSLEVLDDPGRAAAARAVTDGLLAALDYAAGRAVLTLRGRLLADAVVRDLLP; encoded by the coding sequence ATGCCCGGCGTCCTTCCAGCAGGCGAACCCGTCCCGGCCGACGGGTCGCTGCCCGCCTCAGCCCTGACCAGAGTCGATGAGGGCGGCTTCGGGGTGTACGTGCACGTGCCCTTCTGCGCCAGTCGCTGCGGCTACTGCGACTTCAACACCTACACCGCGCAGGAGTTGGGCGGCGGCGCCAGCCGGGACAGCTACGCCGACACCGTGCTGGCCGAGTTGACCCTCGCCGCGCGGGTGCTGGGCGAGCGCCCACCCCGCCGAGTGGAGACCGTCTTCGTCGGCGGGGGGACCCCCACCCTGCTGCCCGCCGAGGACCTGGCCCGCATCCTCGACGCCATCGACCGCACCTGGGGGCTGGCCGCCGACGCCGAGGTGACCACCGAGGCCAACCCGGAGTCGGTCACCCCGGCCTCCCTGAAGGAGCTGCGGGCCGCCGGCTACACCCGGATCTCGCTGGGCATGCAGTCGGTCGCCCCGGGGGTGCTCGCCGTGCTCGACCGCCGGCACAGCGCCGGCCGGGCCACGGCCGCCGCCCTGGAGGCTCGGGAGGCCGGGTTCGACCACGTCAACCTGGATCTGATCTACGGTACGCCGGGGGAGCGCCCGGAGGACTTCGCCGCCTCCCTGGAGCAGGTCGTGACGGCGGGGGTCGACCACGTCAGCGCGTACGCCCTGATCGTCGAGGACGGCACCCGGCTGGCCGCGCGGATGCGTCGGGGGGAGCTGCCCTACCCGGACGACGACGTCGCCGCGGACCGCTACCTGGCCGCCGAGGCCGCCCTCGAGGCGGCCGGTTTCTCCTGGTACGAGGTGTCCAACTGGGCCCGTACGCCGTCGGCCCGGTGCCGGCACAACCTGCTCTACTGGACCGGCGGCAACTGGTGGGGCCTGGGACCGGGGGCGCACAGCCATGTCGGTGGGGTGCGCTGGTGGAACGTCAAACATCCCACCGCGTACGCCCAACGCCTGGCCGCCGGGCAATCACCTGGCCTGGCCCGGGAGGTGCTGACCCCCGACGAGGCCCGGATGGAGGAGGTCATGCTCCGGCTGCGGCTGGCCGAGGGCCTGTCCCTGGAGGTGCTGGACGACCCCGGTCGGGCGGCTGCGGCGCGGGCGGTGACCGACGGCCTGCTGGCCGCCCTCGACTACGCGGCCGGCCGCGCGGTGCTGACCCTGCGCGGCCGGCTGCTCGCCGACGCCGTGGTGCGTGACCTGCTGCCCTAG
- a CDS encoding 16S rRNA (uracil(1498)-N(3))-methyltransferase has product MSAPLFLVESLPVADSMVLDGPEGHHAATVQRLRVGEALLLGDGRGGTATAVVTAVGRGTLDIEITSRGYVDAANPRLVVVQGIAKGDRGELAVQAMTEAGVDEIVPWAAGRSVAQWRGDRGVRARGKWVATAREAAKQARRAWLPVVAGAPDESTGSVSRRIAGAAAGYVLHEEATDRLTTVELPEAGEIVLVVGPEGGITPAELATFQEAGAHPVRLGPSVLRTSTAGVAALAVLATRLLRW; this is encoded by the coding sequence GTGTCCGCTCCGCTGTTCCTGGTCGAGTCGCTGCCGGTCGCCGACTCGATGGTGCTCGACGGCCCCGAGGGGCACCACGCCGCCACCGTGCAACGGCTGCGGGTCGGTGAGGCACTGCTGCTCGGCGACGGCCGGGGCGGCACGGCCACCGCCGTGGTCACCGCCGTCGGCCGGGGCACCCTGGACATCGAGATCACCAGCCGGGGGTACGTCGACGCGGCGAACCCCCGACTGGTGGTGGTGCAGGGCATCGCCAAGGGCGACCGGGGTGAACTGGCCGTACAGGCGATGACCGAGGCGGGAGTCGACGAGATCGTCCCCTGGGCCGCCGGCCGGTCGGTGGCGCAGTGGCGCGGTGACCGGGGGGTACGGGCCCGGGGCAAGTGGGTGGCCACGGCCCGGGAGGCGGCGAAACAGGCCCGCCGGGCGTGGCTGCCGGTGGTGGCGGGCGCCCCGGACGAGTCAACCGGCTCGGTCAGCCGCCGGATCGCCGGTGCCGCCGCCGGGTACGTCCTGCACGAGGAGGCGACCGACCGGCTGACCACTGTCGAGTTGCCCGAGGCGGGTGAGATCGTGCTGGTGGTCGGCCCCGAGGGCGGCATCACCCCGGCCGAGCTGGCAACCTTCCAGGAGGCTGGCGCGCACCCGGTCCGCCTGGGCCCCTCGGTGCTGCGTACCTCCACCGCCGGGGTGGCCGCCCTGGCCGTCCTGGCCACCCGCCTCCTGCGCTGGTAG
- the dnaJ gene encoding molecular chaperone DnaJ — MARDYYGILGVSRGASDDEIKRAYRKLARQFHPDVNPDPEAQEKFKDINAAYEVLSDDRKRQIVDLGGDPLAPGGGGAGGPGGPGGTGPFVGFQDIMDAFFGGATGAGRGPRPRTRPGADAILRLELDLQETAFGVEAPITVDTAVLCSTCSGAGTAAGTHLATCEACGGRGEVQSVQRTFLGQVVSARPCTVCQGYGTTIPHPCPTCAGDGRVRTRRSLTVKIPAGVEDGMRIRLAQQGEVGPGGGTAGDLYVEIHERPHDVFSRKGDDLHCRVTVPMTAAALGTRLTIKTLDSEEPVDVKPGTQPGSTLRLRARGVPHLRGTGRGDLYVHLDVRTPTKLDADQERMLRDFAKTRGEEVAELTKQGGFFSRMRDAFNGHA; from the coding sequence GTGGCCAGGGACTACTACGGCATTCTCGGCGTCAGCCGAGGAGCCTCCGATGACGAGATCAAGCGCGCCTACCGCAAGCTGGCGCGGCAATTCCACCCGGATGTCAATCCGGACCCGGAGGCACAGGAGAAGTTCAAGGACATCAACGCCGCGTACGAGGTTCTCTCGGACGATCGGAAGCGGCAGATCGTCGACCTCGGTGGCGACCCGTTGGCCCCGGGCGGCGGCGGTGCCGGTGGACCGGGCGGGCCCGGTGGCACCGGTCCCTTCGTCGGCTTCCAGGACATCATGGACGCCTTCTTCGGCGGGGCGACCGGCGCGGGCCGGGGGCCGCGACCGCGTACCCGGCCCGGTGCCGACGCGATCCTGCGGCTGGAACTGGACCTCCAGGAGACCGCCTTCGGGGTGGAGGCACCGATCACGGTGGACACCGCCGTGCTGTGCAGCACCTGCTCTGGTGCGGGTACCGCCGCCGGCACCCACCTGGCCACCTGCGAGGCGTGCGGTGGCCGGGGTGAGGTGCAGTCGGTGCAGCGCACCTTCCTCGGTCAGGTGGTCTCCGCCCGGCCCTGCACGGTCTGCCAGGGTTACGGCACCACCATCCCGCACCCCTGCCCGACCTGTGCCGGTGACGGCCGGGTCCGGACCCGCCGGTCGCTGACGGTGAAGATCCCGGCCGGGGTGGAGGACGGGATGCGGATCCGCCTGGCCCAGCAGGGTGAGGTCGGTCCGGGCGGTGGTACCGCCGGTGACCTCTACGTCGAGATCCACGAGCGGCCCCACGACGTCTTCTCCCGCAAGGGCGACGACCTGCACTGCCGGGTCACCGTGCCGATGACCGCCGCGGCGCTGGGCACCCGGCTGACCATCAAGACCCTCGACAGTGAGGAGCCGGTCGACGTCAAGCCCGGCACCCAGCCGGGCAGCACCCTGCGGCTACGGGCCCGAGGCGTACCCCACCTGCGCGGCACCGGCCGAGGTGACCTCTACGTCCACCTCGACGTGCGCACCCCGACCAAGCTCGACGCCGACCAGGAGCGGATGCTGCGGGACTTCGCCAAGACCCGTGGCGAGGAGGTCGCCGAGCTGACCAAGCAGGGCGGCTTCTTCTCCCGGATGCGCGACGCCTTCAACGGCCACGCCTGA
- a CDS encoding DUF4870 domain-containing protein, giving the protein MTEPPRPPDYGDDPTAPVSGSSGQGGYPPPGGYPPPGGYPPPGDQPSSAGYPPPGGYPPPGGYPPPGVGYPTGGYGAPGGGYGAPGGGYGTNEDKTWALIAHFGGPLGVFIGGGLLGWVAPLIANMTRGQQSPTVRAHAVAALNFQLTWAIVGLLSWVLTAITCGILFFVPLLVWIIPVIFGIIAGVKANEGVLYRYPMSYSFVKG; this is encoded by the coding sequence ATGACCGAACCACCTCGTCCCCCAGATTACGGCGACGATCCCACCGCCCCGGTGTCCGGATCGTCTGGCCAGGGCGGCTACCCGCCGCCCGGCGGTTATCCCCCGCCCGGTGGCTACCCACCCCCCGGTGACCAGCCCTCGTCGGCCGGCTATCCGCCCCCGGGTGGTTATCCGCCGCCCGGCGGCTACCCTCCGCCCGGTGTCGGTTACCCGACCGGGGGCTATGGCGCGCCGGGAGGCGGCTACGGCGCGCCCGGGGGCGGGTACGGCACCAACGAGGACAAGACCTGGGCTCTCATCGCCCACTTCGGCGGTCCGCTCGGCGTGTTCATCGGTGGTGGCCTGCTCGGCTGGGTGGCGCCGCTGATCGCGAACATGACCCGTGGGCAGCAGTCCCCGACCGTACGGGCACACGCCGTCGCGGCCCTCAACTTCCAGCTCACCTGGGCGATCGTCGGGCTGCTGAGCTGGGTGCTCACCGCGATCACCTGCGGCATTCTGTTCTTCGTCCCGCTGCTGGTCTGGATCATCCCGGTGATCTTCGGCATCATCGCCGGGGTCAAGGCCAACGAGGGTGTCCTCTACCGCTACCCGATGAGCTACTCCTTCGTTAAGGGCTGA
- a CDS encoding serine hydrolase domain-containing protein, protein MVRRVQAQARVPAVAAAVHRADRALWTCTVGGTGNDTPLDDRTRFRIGSVTKTFTAVLVMQCRDEGLLDLDDPVGRHLDLPAHGELTVRRLLSHTAGLQREPYGDVWDTLRAPDADRLLAELTRAERVLPPGRRFHYSNLGMALLGRLVGQVRGGTWAEVLTERVLTPLGLTDTTVAPGPRAATGYLVDAYSDEAHPEPPADFGAVGPAAQLWSTATDMARWAAFLADPAALDPAGRVLAPATAEEMRWPVTVTDETVWNAGFGLGLILVPQGDRVVHVGHDGAMPGFLAGVYGRRGGEGTPAAFGAAVLGSSGTAAELLDLPHRLLAATVEHDPADITPWQPGDPAPAHLRGLLGRWWGEGFEYVFSWRNATLQARGADDPPGKPPAIFAPLPDRPDVFRTVAGREVGELLRLTRDGDGVVVRMHWATYRFTRHQETFDRYDFRAGSDR, encoded by the coding sequence ATGGTGCGGCGGGTCCAGGCGCAGGCCCGGGTACCGGCGGTCGCGGCCGCCGTGCACCGGGCCGATCGGGCGCTGTGGACGTGCACGGTCGGCGGCACGGGCAACGACACCCCCCTGGACGACCGGACCCGGTTCCGGATCGGGTCGGTGACCAAGACCTTCACCGCCGTACTGGTCATGCAGTGCCGTGACGAGGGTCTGCTCGACCTCGACGATCCGGTGGGCCGGCACCTCGACCTGCCGGCACACGGCGAGTTGACCGTACGCCGACTGCTGTCGCACACCGCGGGCCTGCAACGCGAGCCGTACGGCGACGTCTGGGACACCCTGCGGGCGCCGGATGCCGACCGGCTGCTCGCCGAGTTGACCCGGGCCGAGCGGGTGCTGCCGCCCGGACGCCGGTTCCACTACTCCAACCTCGGCATGGCGCTGCTCGGTCGGCTGGTCGGGCAGGTACGCGGGGGCACCTGGGCCGAGGTGCTGACCGAGCGGGTGCTGACCCCCCTGGGGCTGACCGACACCACGGTCGCGCCCGGTCCCCGAGCGGCCACCGGCTACCTGGTCGACGCGTACTCCGACGAGGCGCATCCGGAGCCCCCGGCCGACTTCGGTGCCGTCGGACCCGCCGCGCAGCTGTGGAGCACGGCCACCGACATGGCCCGCTGGGCCGCCTTCCTGGCCGATCCGGCCGCGCTGGACCCGGCCGGACGGGTGCTGGCCCCGGCCACCGCAGAGGAGATGCGTTGGCCGGTCACGGTCACCGACGAGACCGTGTGGAACGCCGGCTTCGGCCTGGGACTGATCCTGGTGCCCCAGGGCGACCGGGTGGTGCATGTCGGGCACGACGGCGCCATGCCCGGGTTCCTCGCCGGGGTGTACGGCCGACGCGGCGGCGAGGGCACCCCGGCCGCGTTCGGCGCCGCCGTGCTGGGCTCCTCGGGTACTGCGGCGGAACTGCTGGACCTGCCGCACCGGCTGCTCGCCGCCACCGTAGAGCACGATCCGGCCGACATCACCCCCTGGCAGCCCGGCGACCCGGCCCCCGCCCACCTGCGGGGGCTGCTCGGCCGCTGGTGGGGCGAGGGCTTCGAGTACGTGTTCAGTTGGCGCAACGCGACCCTTCAGGCCCGGGGCGCGGACGACCCGCCGGGCAAGCCGCCCGCGATCTTCGCGCCGCTACCGGATCGGCCGGACGTGTTCCGTACGGTCGCCGGGCGGGAGGTCGGCGAACTGCTCCGGCTGACCCGCGACGGCGACGGGGTGGTGGTCCGGATGCACTGGGCCACCTACCGGTTCACCCGGCACCAGGAGACCTTCGACCGGTACGACTTCCGTGCCGGAAGCGATCGCTGA
- a CDS encoding SDR family NAD(P)-dependent oxidoreductase, with protein sequence MAQRAVLVTGGSRGIGRAVVQAFAASGDRVAIHHRDSAQLAEQLRAELPGSGHVVVRADLADPDAVRTMVDEAADHLDGLDVLVNNAGVFGPADPPHPVFGTSYEQWRQRWREVCDTNLFGAANAAWCAAQHMRTRGGRIINVSSRGAFRGEPTNPAYGASKAGLNAMAQSLAVALAPYGIAVASVAPGFVETDMTNEHLKAPRGAAIRAQSPFDRVARPEEIAAAVHWLASPEAEWASGTIIDLNGASYLRT encoded by the coding sequence ATGGCGCAACGAGCAGTGCTGGTCACGGGCGGTTCACGGGGTATCGGACGGGCGGTGGTGCAGGCCTTCGCCGCCTCCGGCGACCGGGTGGCCATCCACCACCGCGACTCGGCCCAGTTGGCCGAGCAGCTGCGGGCCGAACTGCCCGGCTCGGGCCATGTCGTGGTCCGCGCCGACCTGGCCGACCCCGACGCGGTACGGACCATGGTCGACGAGGCCGCCGACCACCTGGACGGGCTCGACGTACTGGTCAACAACGCCGGAGTGTTCGGGCCGGCCGATCCGCCGCATCCCGTCTTCGGCACCAGCTACGAACAGTGGCGGCAACGCTGGCGTGAGGTCTGCGACACCAACCTGTTCGGGGCGGCCAACGCCGCCTGGTGCGCCGCCCAGCACATGCGCACGCGAGGTGGGCGGATCATCAACGTCTCCTCGCGCGGCGCCTTCCGCGGCGAGCCGACCAATCCGGCGTACGGTGCCAGCAAGGCCGGTCTCAACGCGATGGCCCAGTCGCTGGCGGTGGCCCTGGCGCCGTACGGCATCGCGGTGGCCTCGGTGGCGCCCGGCTTCGTCGAGACGGACATGACCAACGAGCACCTGAAGGCTCCACGGGGTGCGGCGATCCGGGCCCAGAGCCCCTTCGACCGGGTGGCCCGTCCCGAGGAGATCGCCGCGGCCGTGCACTGGCTGGCCAGCCCCGAGGCGGAGTGGGCCTCCGGCACCATCATCGACCTCAACGGCGCCTCCTACCTGCGCACCTGA
- the hrcA gene encoding heat-inducible transcriptional repressor HrcA: MGLDDRKLAVLRAIVEDYVATQEPVGSKALVERHQLGVSPATVRNDMAVLEEEGYIRQPHTSAGRVPTDRGYRLFVDRLSRVKPLSPAERRAIERFLAGAVDLDDVVHRTVRLLAQLTRQVAVVQYPSLARSRVRHLELVPISTTRLMLVVITDTGRVEQRLVELPAPIAADDVLDLRRTVNEKLVGIQLSETPPLVQTLIDECGPHLRPAMTTLSTVLLETLVERHEERIALAGTANLARGGLLDFQGSLRPILEALEEEVVLLKLIGEVEPSTLRVRIGDENKIDNLRAASVVSTGYGPGETIVGGMGVLGPTRMDYPGTIATVRAVARYVGELLAQN, encoded by the coding sequence ATGGGTCTCGACGACCGCAAGCTCGCCGTACTGCGGGCGATTGTCGAGGACTACGTCGCCACCCAGGAGCCGGTCGGCAGCAAGGCGCTGGTCGAGCGGCACCAGCTCGGTGTCTCACCGGCCACCGTCAGAAACGACATGGCCGTGCTGGAGGAGGAGGGCTACATCCGGCAGCCGCACACCAGTGCCGGCCGGGTGCCCACCGACCGCGGCTACCGGCTCTTCGTCGACCGGTTGAGCCGGGTCAAGCCGCTGAGCCCGGCCGAACGCCGGGCGATCGAGCGGTTCCTGGCCGGGGCGGTGGACCTCGACGACGTGGTGCACCGCACCGTGCGGCTGCTGGCTCAACTGACCCGGCAGGTCGCCGTGGTGCAGTACCCCAGCCTGGCCCGCTCCCGGGTGCGCCACCTGGAACTGGTGCCCATCTCGACCACCCGACTGATGCTGGTCGTGATCACCGACACCGGGCGGGTCGAGCAGCGGCTGGTCGAACTGCCCGCCCCGATCGCCGCGGACGACGTGCTGGACCTGCGCCGGACGGTCAACGAGAAGCTGGTCGGCATCCAGCTGTCGGAGACCCCGCCCCTGGTGCAGACCCTCATCGACGAGTGTGGGCCACACCTGCGGCCGGCCATGACCACCCTGTCCACCGTGCTGCTGGAGACACTGGTCGAGCGGCACGAGGAGCGGATCGCGCTGGCCGGCACCGCCAACCTGGCCCGCGGTGGCCTGCTGGACTTCCAAGGTTCGCTGCGGCCGATCCTGGAGGCCCTCGAAGAGGAGGTCGTCCTGCTCAAACTCATCGGTGAGGTTGAGCCGAGCACCCTGCGGGTGCGCATCGGGGACGAGAACAAGATCGACAACCTGCGGGCGGCCTCCGTGGTCAGCACCGGCTACGGACCGGGGGAGACCATCGTCGGGGGAATGGGCGTACTGGGGCCGACCCGGATGGACTACCCCGGGACCATCGCCACGGTGAGGGCCGTGGCACGCTACGTGGGCGAGCTGCTGGCCCAGAACTGA
- a CDS encoding PhoH family protein: MCIQVAAEDSLYVTDHFLVTHNTLNDAFIILDEAQNTTPEQMKMFLTRLGFGSKIVVTGDVTQVDLPGGTTSGLRVVREILAGVDDVHFAQLSSADVVRHRLVGEIVDAYARWDAERENQQAQGVHAVQGHNAQGNRAGRRR; the protein is encoded by the coding sequence ATGTGCATCCAGGTGGCGGCGGAGGACTCGCTCTATGTCACCGACCACTTCCTGGTCACGCACAACACCCTGAATGACGCGTTCATCATTCTCGACGAGGCGCAGAACACCACTCCCGAGCAGATGAAGATGTTCCTCACCCGGCTCGGCTTCGGTTCCAAGATCGTGGTCACCGGTGACGTCACCCAGGTCGACCTGCCCGGTGGGACGACCAGCGGTCTGCGGGTGGTCCGGGAGATCCTGGCCGGGGTGGACGACGTGCACTTCGCGCAGCTGTCCAGCGCCGATGTGGTACGCCACCGGCTGGTGGGTGAGATCGTCGACGCGTACGCCCGCTGGGATGCCGAGCGGGAGAATCAGCAGGCCCAGGGCGTGCACGCGGTGCAGGGGCACAATGCCCAGGGCAACCGCGCCGGCCGGCGCCGCTAG